In a genomic window of Roseiflexus castenholzii DSM 13941:
- a CDS encoding McrB family protein produces the protein MAISTVSDRVMFTPEALAALTVPGVAERWNAIQERLQPVLAAYAARLSAEASRRFPRIWNLYEIGYRSQRSINRGHGVRDPIDDYYLVIDRPPRGAGVYLAVSGAERLILVAIQVARRRKDDLARVWEESRALWLPLVERIHEVRFANRERASDPAALWIDRYLANRAASSLLAGFAYRWDDPQVFQPAFIERVIEDALALLPLNEALMERAEAREPTGAAWLREQRVAYLTAEEPPIEVIIERIRARGLTVSEQIIRAYHVALRTRPLVILPGISGAGKTRLTRLYADALVGDHLAPGQENERYLLVAVQPDWHSARDLLGYYNAITGKYHPTPFLRFLQRAATDPTARYFVCLDEMNLARPEYYLAPILSAMETDDRLIDLGAPATTVETVAGEVLTNPFRLPSNVSIIGTVNVDESAHALSDKLLDRANVIEMTDVDLEGFRTAYPGAINDAIWKVIVQVHRIVARAGQPFGYRVLSEMLRYIEQSQGILTPEQALDFQIKQKVLPKLRGDDAPRLRRALTELLELLLGAPQSIWKRAAQVETEAVAAAPFPESAEKVRRMLERLDVDGFTDFYG, from the coding sequence ATGGCAATTTCCACGGTGTCGGATCGGGTGATGTTTACTCCAGAGGCGCTTGCCGCACTGACGGTTCCCGGTGTGGCGGAGCGCTGGAATGCCATCCAGGAACGATTGCAACCGGTGCTGGCGGCATACGCCGCACGCCTCAGCGCTGAGGCGTCCCGACGTTTTCCGCGTATCTGGAACCTTTACGAGATCGGCTACCGTTCCCAGCGTTCCATCAATCGTGGTCACGGCGTGCGCGATCCAATCGACGACTACTACCTGGTCATTGATCGTCCACCGCGCGGCGCAGGGGTCTATCTGGCAGTCAGCGGCGCTGAACGCCTGATCCTCGTTGCGATCCAGGTTGCGCGCCGCCGCAAGGACGATCTGGCGCGCGTGTGGGAGGAATCGCGCGCACTCTGGTTGCCGCTGGTAGAACGGATCCATGAGGTGCGCTTCGCCAACCGCGAGCGCGCATCCGACCCGGCAGCGCTGTGGATCGACCGTTACCTGGCAAACCGTGCAGCATCATCGCTCCTGGCAGGCTTCGCCTACCGCTGGGACGACCCGCAGGTCTTTCAGCCAGCGTTCATCGAGCGTGTGATCGAGGACGCACTTGCGCTGCTGCCACTTAACGAAGCACTGATGGAGCGCGCCGAGGCGCGAGAACCGACCGGCGCCGCCTGGTTGCGCGAACAGCGTGTCGCCTATCTGACGGCGGAAGAACCGCCGATCGAGGTGATTATCGAACGTATTCGCGCGCGTGGGTTGACGGTGTCGGAACAGATCATTCGCGCCTACCACGTCGCGCTGCGCACCCGTCCGCTCGTCATCCTGCCGGGAATCTCCGGCGCCGGCAAGACCCGCCTGACTCGCCTGTATGCCGATGCGCTGGTCGGCGACCATCTGGCGCCTGGTCAGGAGAATGAGCGTTACCTGCTGGTAGCGGTACAGCCTGACTGGCACAGCGCGCGCGACCTCCTGGGATACTACAATGCGATTACCGGCAAATACCATCCAACGCCGTTTCTGCGCTTCCTGCAGCGCGCTGCAACCGATCCGACTGCGCGTTATTTCGTCTGCCTCGACGAGATGAACCTGGCGCGCCCGGAATACTACCTGGCGCCGATCCTGTCGGCAATGGAGACCGATGACCGCCTGATCGACCTGGGTGCGCCTGCGACAACGGTGGAGACTGTGGCCGGCGAGGTTCTCACCAATCCCTTTCGCCTGCCGTCGAATGTGTCGATCATCGGCACGGTCAATGTTGATGAAAGCGCCCATGCCCTCTCCGATAAATTGCTTGATCGCGCGAATGTGATCGAAATGACCGATGTTGACCTGGAAGGGTTCCGCACCGCCTATCCCGGCGCCATCAACGACGCCATCTGGAAGGTCATCGTGCAGGTTCACCGCATCGTGGCGCGCGCAGGGCAACCGTTCGGGTATCGTGTCCTGAGTGAGATGTTGCGGTATATCGAACAGTCGCAGGGGATACTGACGCCGGAGCAAGCGCTGGATTTCCAGATCAAGCAAAAAGTGCTGCCCAAACTGCGCGGCGATGATGCGCCGCGATTGCGGCGCGCACTGACCGAACTGCTGGAACTGCTGCTTGGCGCACCTCAGAGCATCTGGAAACGCGCCGCGCAGGTTGAGACCGAAGCAGTCGCCGCCGCGCCCTTCCCCGAATCGGCGGAGAAAGTGCGGCGCATGCTCGAACGCCTCGATGTTGATGGATTTACCGATTTCTATGGCTAA